One part of the Candidatus Saccharimonadales bacterium genome encodes these proteins:
- the gatB gene encoding Asp-tRNA(Asn)/Glu-tRNA(Gln) amidotransferase subunit GatB, whose protein sequence is MKNLENYEPTIGIECHVQLSTATKLFSGASNDDRGQAPNTVVSPICFGLPGTLPVLNERAVELAIRAGHALNAKIATVSSFDRKHYFYPDLPKGYQITQLDRPIVGEGKIKIKADGREIEVRINRAHLEEDAGKLTHPSGAAYSLVDLNRAGTPLLEIVSEPDMHSAAQAKAYAEELYLLMKYAGVTRGDLQHGNMRFDVNISVAKKGADKWGTRVEIKNLNSFRAVERAVEYEVKRHVELVEKGEKIRQETRGWDDAKQKTISQRSKEEAMDYRYFPEPDLPPIELSVGQIKKVVESMPKLPPQLRFELESKGIEKSIAETLILQDALTNANYVFTVLGVGEKSGTKAAQFAANFLVNRDIKQRQETEENLAIADVSQFSDVYQMFSANELSSNAADQLLFALRGNAGADARAEANALGLVQENDEDAMRQIVNEVLQANVKAAEDVKNGELKAIGFLVGQVMKASKGKANPELAKSLIQDLLK, encoded by the coding sequence ATGAAAAATCTAGAAAATTATGAACCAACTATCGGAATCGAATGTCATGTCCAGCTAAGTACTGCGACAAAGTTATTTTCGGGTGCGAGCAACGACGACAGGGGTCAAGCTCCGAACACCGTAGTTTCACCTATTTGTTTTGGGTTACCCGGTACTTTGCCGGTATTGAACGAACGCGCCGTGGAACTTGCCATTAGGGCCGGCCACGCACTAAACGCAAAAATTGCCACGGTTAGCAGTTTTGATCGAAAACATTATTTTTATCCAGATCTACCAAAAGGCTATCAGATTACACAGCTTGATCGCCCGATCGTTGGTGAGGGTAAGATTAAAATTAAAGCCGACGGGCGCGAAATCGAAGTGCGGATTAACCGTGCACACCTCGAAGAAGACGCTGGTAAGTTGACTCACCCGAGCGGTGCTGCCTATAGCCTAGTTGACCTAAACCGGGCGGGAACTCCTTTGCTCGAGATTGTAAGTGAGCCAGACATGCATAGTGCAGCTCAGGCTAAAGCATATGCCGAAGAACTTTATTTGCTTATGAAATATGCGGGAGTGACTCGTGGCGACCTGCAACATGGTAATATGCGTTTTGATGTCAATATTTCGGTTGCAAAAAAAGGTGCAGATAAATGGGGCACGCGCGTAGAAATTAAAAACCTAAATTCGTTTAGGGCCGTCGAGCGAGCTGTTGAATATGAAGTCAAACGTCACGTCGAGCTCGTCGAAAAAGGCGAAAAAATTCGTCAGGAGACTCGTGGTTGGGACGACGCCAAGCAAAAAACAATCAGTCAACGCAGCAAAGAAGAAGCTATGGATTATCGCTATTTCCCTGAGCCCGATCTGCCACCGATTGAACTGAGCGTGGGCCAGATCAAAAAGGTTGTAGAATCTATGCCAAAACTGCCGCCGCAACTTAGATTCGAGCTTGAAAGTAAAGGAATCGAAAAATCAATTGCCGAGACACTAATTTTGCAGGACGCACTGACAAATGCGAATTATGTATTTACTGTACTGGGGGTCGGGGAAAAATCTGGCACGAAAGCGGCGCAGTTTGCGGCAAACTTTTTGGTGAATCGTGATATTAAACAGCGTCAGGAAACAGAAGAAAACTTGGCGATCGCAGACGTAAGCCAGTTTAGTGATGTTTATCAGATGTTTAGCGCCAATGAACTTAGTTCAAATGCTGCCGACCAGCTGTTATTTGCGCTTAGGGGTAACGCTGGGGCTGACGCCAGAGCAGAGGCGAATGCTCTTGGATTGGTTCAGGAAAACGACGAAGATGCTATGCGCCAAATTGTGAACGAAGTCTTGCAGGCTAATGTAAAAGCCGCCGAAGATGTTAAAAATGGCGAGCTCAAAGCGATTGGCTTTTTAGTTGGCCAGGTCATGAAAGCAAGTAAAGGCAAAGCAAACCCCGAGCTTGCTAAAAGCCTGATCCAAGATCTACTAAAATAG
- the gatA gene encoding Asp-tRNA(Asn)/Glu-tRNA(Gln) amidotransferase subunit GatA codes for MITIPQITDAINKKKLSARAAVEQALKKLRDSAEYNLVISECGDMALAQADAIDAKIAAGEQVGRLAGVPFIAKDNFLTFGGDTTAASNILKGFKAPYQSTAIEKLQAEGAILIAKANLDSFGHGGSTENSDFGVTKNPHDKTRVAGGSSGGSAAAVALDIVPFALGTDTGGSSRQPASFCGVYGIKPTYGMVSRYGVVAMASSTDTVGLLCNTAEDASLIYDIIAGKDPLDSTSLPDRPKSFLVKDNPVKSLKVGIIKEAMTDVVQPEVLKVVREQAKQLQKLGHEVTEVSVPSSILALAVYYIVVPAEVSSNLSRYDGVRYGYSDKDAKTLDELYGLSRDHGFNAENKRRILIGTYVLSSGYIDAYYRKAQTVRTKLINEFAELFADYDVLICPVAPTTAFKIGENTADPLQMYLTDVMTVSPSLAGLPAISVPAGFDDNNLPIGLQLIGAQKSDPLLLSLAAQLKGAK; via the coding sequence ATGATTACAATCCCACAGATTACCGATGCTATTAACAAGAAGAAACTATCGGCTCGTGCTGCCGTTGAACAAGCTCTAAAAAAGTTGCGAGATTCCGCTGAATATAACTTGGTAATTAGCGAATGTGGCGATATGGCCTTAGCTCAAGCCGATGCTATAGATGCTAAAATCGCTGCCGGCGAACAAGTTGGTCGGTTGGCTGGCGTGCCTTTTATCGCCAAGGATAACTTTTTGACTTTTGGCGGCGACACAACTGCGGCCAGTAATATTTTAAAAGGTTTCAAAGCTCCATATCAATCCACCGCAATCGAAAAACTGCAAGCCGAGGGAGCGATTTTAATTGCAAAAGCTAACCTTGATTCCTTTGGTCACGGCGGTAGTACCGAAAACAGCGACTTTGGCGTAACAAAAAATCCTCACGATAAAACTCGGGTAGCTGGCGGTTCGTCTGGCGGCTCTGCAGCGGCAGTAGCTCTGGATATTGTGCCTTTTGCGCTAGGCACTGACACTGGGGGTTCTAGTCGTCAGCCTGCGAGTTTTTGTGGAGTTTATGGAATTAAGCCAACTTACGGAATGGTTTCACGCTATGGGGTTGTGGCTATGGCAAGTAGCACTGACACTGTTGGACTACTTTGCAATACGGCCGAGGATGCCAGCTTGATTTATGACATTATAGCCGGTAAAGATCCGCTGGACTCTACTAGTTTGCCTGACAGGCCTAAGAGTTTTTTGGTAAAAGATAATCCTGTGAAATCGCTTAAAGTCGGAATCATAAAAGAGGCCATGACTGACGTCGTCCAACCCGAAGTTTTAAAAGTTGTTCGCGAGCAAGCCAAACAACTTCAAAAACTAGGTCACGAGGTAACGGAGGTTAGCGTTCCGTCGAGCATTCTAGCACTGGCGGTTTATTATATTGTGGTGCCTGCCGAAGTCAGTAGTAATCTTAGCCGATACGACGGAGTGCGTTACGGTTACAGCGACAAAGATGCCAAAACTCTGGACGAGCTTTATGGTTTGAGTCGCGACCATGGTTTTAACGCCGAGAACAAACGTCGAATTTTAATTGGTACCTATGTGTTAAGTAGTGGTTACATTGACGCCTATTATCGCAAGGCGCAGACTGTTCGTACAAAATTAATTAACGAGTTTGCCGAGCTTTTTGCCGATTATGACGTATTGATCTGCCCGGTCGCTCCAACTACGGCTTTTAAAATTGGTGAAAACACGGCTGACCCGCTACAAATGTACTTAACTGATGTCATGACGGTTAGTCCGAGCTTGGCAGGTTTGCCGGCAATAAGCGTTCCGGCTGGATTTGACGATAATAATTTACCGATAGGGTTGCAGCTAATCGGCGCGCAAAAATCTGATCCGTTATTGCTTAGCTTAGCTGCTCAGCTAAAAGGAGCGAAGTAA
- a CDS encoding class II fructose-bisphosphate aldolase, producing the protein MSIKQIRDNCVRARHLMMRSRQQHFAVGAFNIDNQETLIAVCRAAQARKSPVLVEVSQGEVDAMGLENIRDLVDNYKIEYGLEMYINLDHSPSVEAAKMGIDAGFEFIHIDVSQERHDATDEEIVAATKEVVNYAKFTGALVESEPHYFAGSSNLHTEKIDYDEIKKTFSTPEGAKTFVDATGIDTFAAAIGNLHGKYPVPKELDLELLQKIRQAISCNISLHGGSGTPGHYFTEAAKIGVSKININSDMRFAFRKTLEKVLAENPDEYAVVKLMPEVYKEVQKVVEEKITTFGSEGKMVV; encoded by the coding sequence ATGAGCATAAAACAAATTCGCGACAACTGTGTAAGAGCTAGGCATTTAATGATGCGGTCGCGTCAACAGCATTTTGCGGTTGGAGCCTTTAATATCGACAACCAAGAAACATTAATTGCGGTTTGTCGAGCTGCTCAGGCCAGAAAATCACCAGTCTTGGTGGAGGTTAGTCAAGGCGAAGTTGACGCGATGGGACTGGAAAATATTCGTGATTTAGTTGATAACTATAAAATTGAGTATGGTCTAGAAATGTATATAAATCTAGATCACAGTCCGAGTGTTGAAGCAGCCAAGATGGGAATTGATGCTGGTTTTGAATTTATTCACATTGATGTGAGCCAAGAACGGCATGACGCCACGGATGAGGAGATCGTCGCCGCAACCAAAGAAGTTGTAAATTACGCAAAATTTACAGGCGCGCTAGTAGAAAGTGAGCCACACTATTTTGCGGGCAGCTCAAATTTGCACACCGAAAAAATCGACTACGATGAGATTAAGAAAACATTCTCTACCCCAGAAGGTGCAAAAACTTTTGTAGATGCAACTGGGATTGATACGTTTGCGGCAGCGATTGGTAATTTGCACGGAAAATATCCTGTTCCAAAGGAATTAGATTTAGAGTTGCTGCAAAAAATTCGCCAGGCAATTAGTTGCAACATTAGTTTGCATGGCGGCAGTGGAACGCCAGGTCACTACTTTACTGAGGCTGCAAAAATTGGTGTAAGCAAAATTAACATAAATTCAGACATGCGCTTTGCCTTTAGAAAAACCTTAGAAAAGGTGCTTGCCGAGAATCCGGATGAATACGCCGTAGTTAAGCTAATGCCCGAGGTTTACAAAGAGGTCCAGAAGGTTGTAGAAGAAAAAATTACCACCTTTGGTTCAGAAGGTAAAATGGTTGTATGA
- a CDS encoding transketolase family protein produces the protein MHLVKNIGDKDIKQEANRKGFGRGLLEAGRQDNKIVALCADLTESTQILHFAEAFPERYFNVGVAEQNLVTVASGMAAMGKIPFASSYAAFCPGRCWEQIRTTIALNEQPVKLIGSHAGISVGPDGATHQMLEDIALMRTMPNMVVVAPSDSIEAEKATKAIAKVNNAVYMRLSRADSPVFTTEQTPFELGKAYIYHEGADIAIMATGTMTYQALVAAKVLKDSGISALVLHVPTIKPLDESAVVEAAKKCGRVVTVEEAQIAGGFGSAVTELLSEFLPMPILRLGMKDRFGESGEPNELLDHFGLLGEHIAKSAKQWCERMPQFYR, from the coding sequence ATGCATTTAGTCAAAAATATCGGCGATAAAGATATAAAACAAGAAGCAAATCGCAAAGGTTTCGGTCGTGGGCTGCTCGAGGCAGGTAGGCAAGACAATAAAATTGTTGCGCTATGTGCCGATCTAACCGAATCTACTCAGATTTTACATTTTGCCGAAGCTTTCCCTGAGAGATATTTTAACGTAGGTGTTGCCGAGCAGAACCTTGTGACGGTGGCGAGTGGTATGGCTGCCATGGGTAAAATACCTTTTGCAAGTAGCTACGCAGCTTTTTGTCCGGGGCGATGCTGGGAACAGATTCGTACAACGATTGCGTTGAATGAACAGCCAGTGAAGCTTATTGGCTCACACGCTGGAATTAGTGTTGGTCCAGACGGAGCGACTCACCAGATGCTAGAAGATATCGCTCTTATGCGAACTATGCCTAATATGGTTGTGGTTGCTCCCTCTGATAGCATCGAGGCCGAGAAAGCCACAAAGGCGATTGCAAAAGTTAATAACGCGGTTTACATGAGATTATCGCGCGCAGATAGTCCAGTTTTTACGACCGAGCAAACACCATTTGAGCTAGGCAAGGCTTATATATATCACGAGGGGGCGGACATCGCGATAATGGCTACGGGGACCATGACTTATCAAGCTCTAGTTGCTGCAAAAGTTTTAAAAGACAGCGGAATTAGTGCCTTGGTTTTACATGTTCCAACTATAAAGCCATTAGACGAAAGTGCTGTAGTTGAGGCTGCGAAAAAATGTGGACGAGTCGTAACGGTAGAAGAGGCTCAGATTGCTGGTGGATTCGGTAGTGCGGTCACCGAACTTTTGAGTGAGTTTTTGCCAATGCCAATTTTACGATTGGGCATGAAAGATCGTTTTGGTGAATCTGGCGAACCAAATGAGTTGCTAGATCATTTCGGTTTGCTGGGCGAACATATTGCTAAGAGCGCAAAACAATGGTGCGAAAGAATGCCTCAGTTCTACAGGTAA
- a CDS encoding linear amide C-N hydrolase has protein sequence MCTVATWKDNGIAVVTGRNMDWKEDMASKIWILPAGQERKGFKGGKSLDWKSKYGSVVTTCYDMASADGMNEKGLSMHVLWLVESDYGKPKAELPNLLVSLWGQYYVDNFATVAEAIEYTKNNPFNVVTMPMPGGQKASATVHLIINDAEGDMAVFEYIDGQLHIWTGEQYYVATNSPTFDKQLEGLPEYVGFGGRKQIPGDTSAASRFVRTAYYMNQLQKPQSLRMTIAGVISLLRSAAQPYSVPDPTQPNISPTIWRTVCDHTNLAYYFENTKSPYLVWLNLSDFSFNPGSPTLVCDVSSDFDLHGDIKAEFKPAEPSFTTIP, from the coding sequence ATGTGTACTGTAGCAACTTGGAAAGATAATGGAATCGCCGTCGTCACAGGGCGGAATATGGACTGGAAAGAAGACATGGCCAGTAAGATATGGATTTTGCCAGCCGGCCAGGAACGAAAAGGTTTTAAGGGCGGAAAATCGCTCGACTGGAAAAGTAAATATGGCAGTGTAGTGACAACTTGTTATGACATGGCAAGCGCAGACGGCATGAACGAAAAAGGCCTAAGCATGCATGTACTTTGGTTGGTGGAAAGTGACTACGGTAAACCTAAAGCCGAGCTGCCTAACCTGCTCGTAAGTTTATGGGGCCAGTATTACGTGGACAATTTTGCCACAGTAGCTGAGGCGATTGAATATACCAAGAACAACCCTTTTAATGTTGTTACAATGCCGATGCCGGGTGGTCAAAAAGCTAGCGCTACTGTGCACTTAATCATTAATGACGCCGAGGGCGATATGGCAGTTTTTGAGTACATTGATGGCCAGTTGCATATTTGGACAGGTGAACAGTATTATGTTGCTACAAACTCCCCAACATTCGATAAGCAGCTTGAAGGCTTACCAGAATATGTTGGGTTTGGCGGTCGTAAACAGATTCCAGGCGACACTTCGGCGGCCAGCAGATTTGTAAGAACCGCTTATTACATGAATCAGCTGCAGAAGCCTCAAAGTTTACGAATGACGATTGCTGGAGTAATTTCACTACTCCGCAGCGCGGCGCAACCATATAGTGTTCCAGATCCAACTCAGCCCAACATCTCGCCTACGATTTGGCGTACAGTTTGTGATCATACAAATCTAGCTTACTACTTTGAGAACACAAAAAGTCCATATTTGGTTTGGCTAAATCTCAGTGATTTTTCGTTTAATCCAGGTAGCCCAACGTTAGTATGTGACGTTAGCTCGGATTTTGATCTGCACGGTGATATAAAAGCTGAATTTAAGCCAGCTGAACCTAGCTTTACCACGATTCCTTAA
- the uvrB gene encoding excinuclease ABC subunit UvrB: MTGSFKLVSKYQPTGDQPTAIAQLVDGLKNGKKEQTLLGVTGSGKTFTMANIVAQRQVPTLVLCHNKTLAAQLYSEFKQFFPEAEVHYFVSYFDYYQPEAYMPSSDVYIEKDSKINEEIDRLRHAATSALLTRRDVLIVASVSCIYGIGSVEDYGQMAITVKKGEQRRQDKLLRWLSDIQYTRNDIDFHRSTFRVRGDVLDVFPAGSETAYRIEFFGDEVDRITNIDPLTGEIIKQVDQVTIFPGSHYVTPREKLNVAIEKIRKESEERVKLFESQGKLLEAQRLQQRTKFDLEMLEETGFVKGIENYSRYLTNRAPGEQPATLMDYFPDDFLMFVDESHMTLPQVRGMYNGDRARKEVLVDYGFRLPSALDNRPLTFTEFERHVNQVVYVSATPAEYELGRSGEPAQQIIRPTGLLDPPIQIRKIDGQIDDLIGEIKDTIAKNQRVLVTTLTKRMAEDLTEYLSDLNIKATYVHSDVDTLERSDILRDLRLGVYDVLVGINLLREGLDLPEVSLVAIMDADKEGFLRSAPALIQTVGRAARHVDGRVIMYADVITKSIQQTLDETTRRRKIQDAYNKKHGITPTGVSKEIEEGLRAVIPKEAQMVKRDINKIPKEEYARVIKDLTAEMDLAAANLQFETAAELRDLINELKSKQ, translated from the coding sequence ATGACTGGCTCATTTAAGTTAGTTTCTAAATATCAACCGACAGGCGACCAGCCAACTGCTATCGCTCAGCTTGTTGATGGTTTAAAAAACGGCAAAAAAGAGCAAACTCTGCTTGGTGTAACAGGCAGTGGTAAAACGTTCACGATGGCCAATATTGTGGCGCAGCGCCAAGTTCCAACCTTGGTGCTTTGCCATAACAAAACTTTAGCTGCGCAGCTCTATAGCGAGTTTAAGCAGTTCTTTCCCGAGGCCGAAGTTCATTATTTTGTAAGTTACTTTGATTACTATCAGCCTGAGGCGTACATGCCTTCGAGCGATGTTTATATAGAGAAAGACAGTAAGATAAACGAAGAAATCGACCGGTTGCGACACGCCGCAACCAGCGCGCTTTTAACTCGCCGCGATGTTTTGATCGTTGCGAGCGTGAGTTGTATTTACGGTATTGGATCTGTTGAAGATTATGGTCAGATGGCTATTACTGTCAAAAAGGGAGAACAACGTCGTCAGGATAAACTTTTGCGCTGGTTAAGCGATATTCAATATACGCGCAATGATATTGATTTTCATCGCAGTACTTTTAGGGTGCGCGGCGATGTTTTAGACGTGTTTCCGGCTGGCAGTGAGACTGCGTATCGAATTGAATTTTTCGGTGACGAAGTTGACAGGATTACGAATATCGATCCGCTGACAGGGGAAATTATAAAACAGGTTGACCAAGTTACAATCTTTCCGGGAAGTCACTATGTGACGCCACGCGAAAAGCTTAACGTTGCGATCGAAAAAATCCGCAAAGAATCCGAAGAACGGGTTAAACTTTTTGAAAGTCAAGGTAAGCTTCTTGAGGCGCAACGACTACAGCAACGCACTAAGTTCGACCTTGAAATGCTGGAGGAGACAGGGTTTGTAAAAGGCATCGAAAACTATAGCCGTTATTTAACAAATCGCGCGCCAGGCGAACAACCTGCTACTTTGATGGATTACTTTCCTGACGATTTTTTGATGTTTGTGGATGAATCGCACATGACTTTGCCGCAGGTTCGTGGCATGTACAATGGTGACCGCGCCCGCAAAGAAGTTTTAGTGGATTACGGCTTTAGGTTGCCTAGTGCGCTCGATAACCGGCCGCTAACTTTTACGGAGTTTGAGCGCCACGTTAACCAGGTAGTTTACGTTAGTGCAACGCCTGCCGAGTACGAACTAGGTCGCAGTGGCGAACCGGCACAACAAATTATTCGCCCAACCGGATTGCTCGACCCACCAATACAAATCCGCAAAATCGATGGCCAGATCGACGACTTGATTGGCGAAATTAAAGACACTATAGCAAAAAATCAACGTGTTTTAGTTACAACTTTAACTAAGCGTATGGCCGAAGATCTAACCGAATATCTTAGCGATCTGAACATCAAAGCCACCTACGTACATTCAGATGTTGATACTTTAGAACGTAGTGATATTCTGCGAGATTTGCGACTTGGAGTTTACGATGTTTTGGTGGGAATTAACTTGTTGCGCGAAGGTCTGGATTTGCCAGAGGTTAGTTTGGTTGCAATCATGGACGCCGACAAGGAGGGCTTTTTGCGTTCGGCGCCAGCACTTATCCAAACTGTTGGCCGTGCCGCTAGACACGTCGATGGTCGGGTTATTATGTACGCCGATGTCATTACAAAAAGTATTCAGCAAACCCTAGACGAAACCACTCGTCGCCGCAAAATTCAAGATGCCTACAATAAAAAACACGGAATTACTCCGACGGGAGTTAGTAAAGAAATAGAAGAAGGTTTGCGTGCGGTTATTCCTAAAGAAGCCCAAATGGTTAAGCGTGATATTAACAAGATTCCCAAAGAGGAATATGCTCGAGTCATCAAGGATCTTACGGCTGAAATGGATTTAGCCGCTGCGAATTTGCAGTTTGAAACGGCTGCCGAATTACGTGATTTGATAAATGAACTTAAATCAAAACAGTAG
- the gatC gene encoding Asp-tRNA(Asn)/Glu-tRNA(Gln) amidotransferase subunit GatC has protein sequence MSKITSNEVRRIAALAKIAITDKEAEKFTDELASILKYVEQLDSVDTEGLEPTYQVTGLVNVNRKDELQNYGVDQQGLLKNVPQTKDNYIEVPKVL, from the coding sequence ATGAGCAAAATTACTAGCAATGAAGTGCGTAGAATTGCGGCGCTTGCAAAAATTGCAATTACCGACAAAGAAGCCGAGAAATTCACGGATGAATTGGCTTCTATTCTAAAGTATGTAGAGCAGCTCGATTCAGTTGACACCGAAGGACTGGAACCAACATATCAGGTTACGGGCTTGGTTAACGTCAATCGAAAAGATGAGCTCCAAAATTACGGCGTAGATCAACAAGGTTTACTAAAAAATGTTCCTCAAACCAAAGATAACTATATTGAAGTCCCAAAGGTTCTATGA
- a CDS encoding carbohydrate kinase family protein: protein MIPRLRMLCIGTATQDVFLRGDIFKGKRENGEMFAHIPLGEKLDVDEVVFTTGGNAANASVTFARQGLDSNFMGVIGTDPAGEAVLRDLDAESVGTSHLKQKDDFKTGYSTVLLAPNGERTILRNHGNVINADGSDIDLDAIAKADWLYLSSLGSMSLLEKVISLAGKNGVQVAINPGTMELRQASKLRDMLADVAVLITNKEEMQELVEGKTAEELLRHAAQLVPTVLISDGPRGSIATDGKKIVKAGMYKDVKVVDRLGAGDAFGSGFVAKFAQGASLADAVVFASANSTSVVTKIGAKAGILHAGTKLSKMPIQEKDF, encoded by the coding sequence ATGATCCCGCGACTGAGGATGTTGTGCATAGGTACGGCAACGCAAGATGTATTTTTGCGTGGCGATATTTTTAAGGGTAAGCGCGAGAACGGCGAAATGTTTGCGCACATCCCTTTGGGTGAAAAACTCGATGTTGATGAAGTAGTTTTTACTACTGGCGGAAACGCGGCCAATGCCTCGGTTACTTTTGCGAGACAAGGATTGGACAGTAATTTTATGGGGGTGATTGGGACTGATCCGGCAGGTGAAGCAGTGCTAAGAGATCTTGACGCGGAATCTGTTGGGACTAGCCATCTGAAACAGAAAGATGATTTTAAAACTGGCTACAGTACTGTGCTTCTTGCGCCAAACGGCGAACGAACTATACTACGAAATCATGGCAACGTGATAAATGCCGATGGATCAGATATTGATCTGGACGCGATCGCGAAAGCCGATTGGTTATATTTATCTTCGCTAGGGTCGATGAGTTTGCTCGAAAAAGTCATCAGTCTTGCGGGCAAAAATGGGGTTCAAGTCGCCATTAATCCCGGCACGATGGAGCTTCGGCAAGCTTCGAAGTTACGCGATATGCTGGCCGATGTTGCGGTTTTGATTACCAACAAAGAAGAAATGCAGGAATTGGTCGAAGGGAAAACTGCCGAAGAGTTGCTGAGGCATGCAGCACAACTTGTGCCGACGGTGTTGATTTCGGATGGTCCGCGAGGCTCAATTGCTACAGATGGTAAAAAAATCGTAAAAGCTGGAATGTATAAGGACGTAAAAGTTGTAGACAGATTAGGCGCGGGCGATGCATTTGGCAGCGGGTTTGTTGCTAAATTTGCCCAAGGCGCTAGTTTGGCCGACGCTGTGGTTTTTGCTAGCGCGAATTCGACGTCTGTTGTTACAAAAATTGGCGCAAAAGCCGGGATCTTACATGCTGGCACAAAACTTAGCAAAATGCCGATACAAGAAAAGGATTTTTAA